In Deinococcus metallilatus, the sequence TACCGGTTCTCAACCTTTTCGGGCGAGGCTGGAGGCATGAAGAGCAAGGGGGTCTGGTGGGCCGGGTTGACCGTCACCGTGTCGGCTGCCCTGGGACTGTGGGGAATCAACCAGGCGGAGGTGCCGTGGAACTTGAACAGCGTCCACCTCCCCCCGGCCTCGGGGGTGACGTTCGCGGCGGCTCACCCCGTGACGGTGGCCATCCTCGACACCGGGATGTCGGAGCAGCCCCTGCTGGACGGGGTTCAGCGGTACGGCTACGACTTCGTGTCCAGCCCTCACAACGCCGGGGACGGCACGGGCCGGGACCCGACCCCCCTCGCGTCCAGGGGCGGGGTGGGGTATCACGGCACCGCGGTCGCCGGCGTCGTCCACAGCGTCAACCCGCAGGCCCGGCTGGTCCACGTGCGGGTCATCGGGCGCGTGAACACCGTGTCCCTGCGGGACGCCGTGGACGGCCTGCGCTGGGCGGCCGGGCTGGACGTGCCGGGCGTGCCCCGCAACCCGTTCCCCGCCCGCGTCATCAACGCGTCGTTCTCCCTGAACCGGGGCCCGCACGCCGGGTGTGTGCCCGCCATGCAGCGCGCCGTGGACGAGGTCCTGGCGCGCGGCACCGTCGTCGTGACCTCCGCCGGCAACCGCGGCGTCCCGGCGTCCCGCAACACCCCGGCGGGGTGCCGGGGCGTCCTCACGGTGGCCGCGACCGACGACCGGGGACGGCGCGCCCCCTACTCCAACTGGGGCAAGGCGGTGGCCCTGGCGGCGCCGGGCGGCACGTCACAGGAGCGGGTCGACGTGCTGCGCCCGCGGGGCGGGGAGACCGAACTCACCGGGACCAGCTTCGCCGCGCCCCTGGTCGCCGGTGCGGCCAGCCTGCTGCTCGCCGAGCGGCCCACCCTCAGCCCGGCCGACGTGACCCGCCTGCTGGAGCAGACCGCCCAGCCGTTCGCGGGCGGGCAGTGCGACCGCATCAAGGCACGTTCGTGCGGCGCGGGTGTCCTCGACGTGAGTGCCGCCGTGCGGGCCGCCGGGGCCTGGCCTGGCGCCATCGCCTCGGCGACCTGGCGGTAAAAGGCGCTGAGAGTTTCCCCGCGAGGCGATACAACCCAGAGGCCATCTTGCCAGGGGTCATGTCGGGGCAGCGATCCCCTCCTGAACATCCCCGCGTTCATGCCGTGCCAGGCGCGGCCCTGGGTTCCAGGTTGACGGCGTACCCCATCTGCTCCAAACGCCTCACCAGGCGCTGCCCGGCGCGCTCCCGATCATTCCGGCCCAAGGAGTCGCCGCCCAGCCCGTGGTCCGGCTGCCGACGGCTCAGCGTGTGCCAGATCGTCACCAGCACTGGGTGTCCCACAGCTCTCGCTGACCGCTTCCTGCCGCACCTGGCCGAGATACGTCGCTACTGCGTAGCCAAGCACATGTTCCTGGTCTGTGCACCGACGTACGCGATCCCGACCAGCACGCGCCGCACCCGCGCGTCCTACCCGACCTTCGGCGTACTCCACTCTCGACAGTCTGACCCCCGAAAGTCCTGGCGCTCACCCCTGGGACCGCTCGGCCTGGTGCTTCCAGCATGTTCTCAAATCGCAGCCCTCTGATGGGGAACAGGGGCAGGAAGTGCCCCACGAGCCCGAACGGGTTTGACGAGGTCCCGCTGGCCACTGGCCTTCAGCACACCGGAGGGACCCGTCGATGAGATTAAAGGGTGTACACGATCGACTACTTTGAGCCACCTGGAGGGGGCGTAGGCTATCACCATGACGGGGACGCGGTGGCTTCTCTCGTGCGTGTTGCTTGGCGCGGTGGTGTCGGGCGCGCTCGCACAACCCGGAGTGTACAACGTGGAGGGGCGTATTACCGCCTGGGACCACATCAATCGGACTTTCCGCCTCGTCTATGAGGGGCGTACGTACACGGTGAGCGTGCAGGATGCCACCCGCTATGAGCGCAGTGCGTGGGCTGCGCGCCAGGCCGATCTGCGCGACGAGGAGCACACACTTGACGAGCACGACGTGTGGCTCACAAGCTCCCAATTCTGGTCGGCCAACCGCACCGGGCAGTTTGCCGAGGTCTATGGCACCCGCACGGGGTCGACTGTAAACGCCTCACATGTTGAACTCTTCTTGCGTTAAAAGACCGGCATGACCTGCTAAATCTTTCTTCAGGAATGGGGAGGGCATTCCCCTCTTTGGGGAGCGAGCCGTTCTCCCTGAGCTCATGACACGGTCGGAAATCCTCCGATGTTGTCCAGGCTGGAAGAGATACTGCCGTCGCCATGGCGAACCACAAGCCGGGCCTTCTGATCTGCTGCCGATCTGACCGCGGGATGACGGGCGTCAGGTGTGATGGCGGACGGAGGACCGCTTGAAACACCTTGCCATTGCACTGACCCTGGCCCTGGCGGGCGTCGCCAGCGCCGCCGACGTGACGATCTACCCCTATGACGGCGCGAGACTCCTCGCCGGGCAGCGCTTCGACCTGCGGGTGGAGGTCGCGGGCCTGGGCGCGGGCGAGACCCCCGAGGTCACCCTGGACGGCCGCCCGCTGACGGGGGCGCAGGTGAGTTCCAGCGGCGCGGGCAAGGCCGAGATCACCCTGCGGGGACAGAGCCTGACGGCCGGGACGCATACCCTTACCGTCCGCAGCGGGGAGACGGTGCGCAGCGCCCGCTGGACCGCCGAGGGCTACGCCCGCCCGGCCCGGGCGCCCAGGAACGTGATCCTTTTCATCGGGGACGGGATGGGCTGGAACACCCTCAACGCCGCGAAGCTGGTCGCCGCCGGGTACGACCCCCGCAACGGCCTCCCGCGCGGCACGCTCGCCATCGAGGCGGACGCGGACGGCAGCGCCACCGTGACCACGAGTTCCTACGACTCCTTCATCGTGGACTCGGCCAACTCGGCGTCGAGCATCGCCACCGGGCAGAAGGTCCAGGTCAACGCCCTGAACGTCTACCCCGACAACACCGACGACACTCTGGACAACCCCCGGGTGGAGACCATCACCGAGATGCTGCGGCGCACCCGGAACGCCTCGGTCGGCATCGTGACGAACACCTTCGGCACCGACGCCACGCCCGCCGCCTTCGCCGCGCACACCCGCCGCCGCGGCGACTACAGCGCCATCGCCGACCAGTTCTTCCAGGGGGCGGCCAAGCCCGACGTGCTGCTCTTCGGCGGCAGCAAGGACTTCATCCCCCAGAGCGCGCCGGGCTCGCGCCGCAAGGACAACACGGACTGGATCGCGCAGGCGCAGACACTGGGCTTCCAGTTCGTCTCCAACCGTACGGAACTCCTCAAGGCGAACGGGAACAAGCTCTTCGGCCTGTTCAACATCGACAACTTCCCCTCCTACCTCGACCGCGCGGTGTGGCAGCGCCCGGAGATGCTGGGCGACTTCAAGGACATGCCCTACCTCTGGGAGATGACCCAGAAGGCTGTCGAGACGCTGGAGGGGAACCCCAACGGCTTTTTCCTGATGGTCGAGAGCGGCATGATCGACAAGTACGAGCACCCGCTGGACTGGACCCGCGCCGTGTGGGACGTGCTGGAACTCGACAAGACCGTGGCCTGGGCCAAGAACTACGCGAAGACGCACGGGGACACCCTGGTGGTCGTCACCGCCGACCACGCCCACTCCTTCAGCGTGTACGGGGGCTTCGACACCACGAAGGCGGCCAGCGGGCGCGAGGCGGTCGGCATCTACGAGAAGGCGGGCTTCCCGACCTACGGGGACAGCCAGGACCGCAACGGCCTCCCGCTCCCCTCGACCGGGCGCACGCTGGCGGCGGGCTTCGCGGCGACCCCCGACTACTGCGAGACGTATCAGTCGCGTGAAGTCTTCAAGGAACCCACCGTGAAGCAGGGCGACGTGTACGTGGCGAACCCCGAGGTCTGCGCGGAGACTGGCGCCTTCGCCCGCACCGGCACGCTGCCCAAGGGGACGAACAACGGCGTGCACTCGGCCGACCCGGTGCCGCTCTTCGCCTTCGGTCCGGGCGCGAACCTCTTCCGCAACCAGATCGATCAGACCGACGTGTTCTTCACCATCGCGCGGGCCCTGGGCCTGAACCCGGCGCGCGAACTGCGCTGAACGTCGCGGGCGGGCCTCCCCCACCGCGGGGGCCCGCCGACAAGGAACCCCCCATGCGCTTCATTCCCCTGCTTGTTCTGCTGCTCGCGGGCGCCGTGTCCGCCGCACCCACCACCCTGCGTTTCGACCAGTTCTACTCGGGCACCAGCATCCGGGGCCCCGAGTTCTCCCCGCTGGCCCTCTCCCTGAACGGCCGCGAGGTCAGCCTGGACGGCTTCGTGGCCCCCGGCGAGGAGGGGGAACTCCCCGAACTGCTGGTGCTGACCGCCTTTCCTCTCCGGGAGTGCCCCTACTGCCTGGAGGCGGCCGACTGGCCCAACGAGGTCGAGGGCATGTGGCGGCATGTGCTGGTGGAGCTGCCGCGCGGCATGAATATCCCCGCCCCCGGCTCGCACGTGCGGGTGGTGGGCCGCCTGGAGCTGGGCAACCGGCCCATGCCCGTGGAGAACGTGGCAACGCCGCTTCACCTGCGGGCCTCCTCGGTCACGCCCCTCGCCCGTTGACCACGGCGCCGCCGCGTCGCCCAGCGGGGGGTCTCCGGGTGGGTGGGGGACGCCCGGCAGGGTCAGGGCCGTTCCAGCACCCGCCGGTCGCCTTGTCCTGACGGGCGTCGTGACCGTCTCCGCTGAGCCCGCGCCGAGGTCGGGAGGGCGTTTCTGCAGGGCCCGCCTGTCTGGCGCGCTGACCTGGAACCCGCCCCCGGCTGGTCGCGCACCACTTAACCCTGTCGTAACCACCTCCTGGCACCCTGCACCCAGGAGGGAACCATGCATGCACCGCGTCTCTTGCTGCTCACGGCCATCGGGCTGGTCGCCGCCCTCGTGGGCTACGGCTGGCTGAAGGTCTCCGCCGCCCCGCCGCCGGCGACGGCCGCGCCCCGGCCAGTCGCCGTCTTCATTCAGCGACCCTTCCCGGTTGGTCAGGCCTCCAGCTCTGCGACCCGCCTCAACGAGGAAAACGATGACGGTAGGCACGGGGAGGGGCACGATGACTGAGCCACGCCGCCGCAACGCCAGGTTCGATCCCCTCACGGCCTCCCGGGTGCTGGTGGTGGTGGGCCTGGGCCTGTACGCGGGCACGCTCGCCCGGTACTCGCAGGAGGTGGGCCGTTCCCCACTGCGTTCGTCGGTGGTCCTCCCGCAGGCGCTGGACCCGGCCCCCGACGACGTGCGGGTGGTGACGCCCGGGCAGGCGCGTGGCCCGGCGGTCGCCACGACCCGGGGGAGCTGATGCCCGCTCTGAAGGCGGCGCTGCTGGGCACCACCGTGCATCTGCGTGGCGTGGGCGCGACCCGCGTGCTCGCCGAGATGCGGCGGCTGGAAGCCCTGCTGACCCGCTTCCGCGCCTCCCCGCTCACCCGCCTGAACCAGAGCGGCGTGCTGGAGGACCCGCCCGCCGAGCTGACGGCGGCGCTGCGCCACGCGCTCAGGATCGCGCGCGCCACGCGCGGCCTGGTGACGCCCACCGTGCTGGGCGCCCTCCAGCAGGTGGGGTACGGCGAGCCCAGCCCGGGCCGGCCGCTGGCCCGCGGGGTGCCGGACGCCCGGCAGGTGCGGGTGAGCGCCGGGAGCATCCACCTGGCCCCCGGGGTCGGCCTCGACCTGGGCGGCACTGCCAAGACGTGGATTGCGTCGCGCGCCAGCGCCGGGTTCGAGGGCGAGTTCGTCCTCGACGCGGGTGGAGACGTGCTGCTCGCGCAGCGGGCGCCGGTCAGCGTGAGCGTCGCCCACCCCTTCGGCGGCCCGCCGCTGGCCCTCGACCTCCCGGCGGGCCGCTGGGGGGTGGCGACCAGCAGCGTGCTGACCCGGGTGTTTCCCGGAGGACCTCACCTGATCGATCCCCGCACGGGGCGCCCCCTGCGTTCACGCCTCGTGCAGGTCACGGTGGCGGCCCGGCAGCTCACGGTCGCCGAGGTCCTCACCAAGCTCGCGTTTCTGGACGAGGCCGAGCTGGGCCGCCTCGCCCGCCGGGCGGTGGTGCTGGCCTACGAGCGTTCGGGACGGGCGCTGCTCTGGGGCCCGGGCGGCTTCGGGCCCGTTCGGGGGGCGGCGTGACCCCCGCCTCACCGGACCGGGGGCGCCTCCTGAACGACGTGCTCGGCGCCCTGCTGCTCACGGGCCTCGCGGGAGCGTGGCTGCTCGCATACGGGCAGCTCGCGTCCGGGCCGCTGGCCTGGCTGGTGCTGCGGGCCACCGGCCTCACGGCGTACGTCGCCCTCACGCTGAGCGTGGTGCTGGGAACGCTCACCGCCTCGAAGTTCGCCCCGCCTTGGTGGCCGCGCGCCGTGAGCTACGGCTGGCACGGCCTGCTGTCCGGGTTCGCCCTCGCCGCGTCCGCCGTCCACGGGGCCTTCCTGCTGGTGGATGGCCGCTTCCCGCAGACGCTGGCAGGCGTGCTGGTGCCGGGGCGCGCGACCTTCGAGCCGCTTCCGGTCGGCCTGGGCACGGTGGGCCTGGAGCTGCTGGCCCTCGTCTACGCCTCGACGCTGTGGCGGACCCGGCTGTCCCGGCGGGCCTGGAAGGCGCTGCACCTGCTGGCGTACCCGGCCTTCATCCTCGCCACCCTCCACGGGCTGCTGCTCGGCAGCGACCCCGCGATGCCGCTGTACGCCGTGGGCGTGACGGCCACACTCGCCGCCACCGCCCTGCGCCTGCTGGAAGCGCGCCGGGCACCCTCGCCCGCCCGGCCTCACCGGGGGTAAGGTCGTGGGGAGGGCCGGGCCGCCCCA encodes:
- a CDS encoding alkaline phosphatase encodes the protein MKHLAIALTLALAGVASAADVTIYPYDGARLLAGQRFDLRVEVAGLGAGETPEVTLDGRPLTGAQVSSSGAGKAEITLRGQSLTAGTHTLTVRSGETVRSARWTAEGYARPARAPRNVILFIGDGMGWNTLNAAKLVAAGYDPRNGLPRGTLAIEADADGSATVTTSSYDSFIVDSANSASSIATGQKVQVNALNVYPDNTDDTLDNPRVETITEMLRRTRNASVGIVTNTFGTDATPAAFAAHTRRRGDYSAIADQFFQGAAKPDVLLFGGSKDFIPQSAPGSRRKDNTDWIAQAQTLGFQFVSNRTELLKANGNKLFGLFNIDNFPSYLDRAVWQRPEMLGDFKDMPYLWEMTQKAVETLEGNPNGFFLMVESGMIDKYEHPLDWTRAVWDVLELDKTVAWAKNYAKTHGDTLVVVTADHAHSFSVYGGFDTTKAASGREAVGIYEKAGFPTYGDSQDRNGLPLPSTGRTLAAGFAATPDYCETYQSREVFKEPTVKQGDVYVANPEVCAETGAFARTGTLPKGTNNGVHSADPVPLFAFGPGANLFRNQIDQTDVFFTIARALGLNPARELR
- a CDS encoding S8 family serine peptidase, with the protein product MKSKGVWWAGLTVTVSAALGLWGINQAEVPWNLNSVHLPPASGVTFAAAHPVTVAILDTGMSEQPLLDGVQRYGYDFVSSPHNAGDGTGRDPTPLASRGGVGYHGTAVAGVVHSVNPQARLVHVRVIGRVNTVSLRDAVDGLRWAAGLDVPGVPRNPFPARVINASFSLNRGPHAGCVPAMQRAVDEVLARGTVVVTSAGNRGVPASRNTPAGCRGVLTVAATDDRGRRAPYSNWGKAVALAAPGGTSQERVDVLRPRGGETELTGTSFAAPLVAGAASLLLAERPTLSPADVTRLLEQTAQPFAGGQCDRIKARSCGAGVLDVSAAVRAAGAWPGAIASATWR
- a CDS encoding ferric reductase-like transmembrane domain-containing protein produces the protein MTPASPDRGRLLNDVLGALLLTGLAGAWLLAYGQLASGPLAWLVLRATGLTAYVALTLSVVLGTLTASKFAPPWWPRAVSYGWHGLLSGFALAASAVHGAFLLVDGRFPQTLAGVLVPGRATFEPLPVGLGTVGLELLALVYASTLWRTRLSRRAWKALHLLAYPAFILATLHGLLLGSDPAMPLYAVGVTATLAATALRLLEARRAPSPARPHRG
- a CDS encoding FAD:protein FMN transferase, with protein sequence MPALKAALLGTTVHLRGVGATRVLAEMRRLEALLTRFRASPLTRLNQSGVLEDPPAELTAALRHALRIARATRGLVTPTVLGALQQVGYGEPSPGRPLARGVPDARQVRVSAGSIHLAPGVGLDLGGTAKTWIASRASAGFEGEFVLDAGGDVLLAQRAPVSVSVAHPFGGPPLALDLPAGRWGVATSSVLTRVFPGGPHLIDPRTGRPLRSRLVQVTVAARQLTVAEVLTKLAFLDEAELGRLARRAVVLAYERSGRALLWGPGGFGPVRGAA